The Streptomyces sp. NBC_01197 genome window below encodes:
- a CDS encoding APC family permease: MRKLVALPVLSADALSSVAYGPEALLAVLVLAGAPGLSYSVPVALAIVFLMLAVGVSYRQTIRAYPQGGGSYIVATDNLGRLPGLVAAAGLMTDYILTVAVSISSGTAAVTSALPGLADDAVPIGVLVIAVLLAGNLRGVRQAGALFAAPTYAFVIAIAALVAFGLYHAVGRDFAVVPTPPRHAVEGVGVLLVMRAFASGSTAMTGIEAISNAVPAFQPVAWRNARTTLSWMIGLLVALFAGTVAMVHLEGVVPESGETVLSQLAHRSFGSGGMYVFTQAATALVLLLAANTAYNDFPRVLFLLARDHHAPRVFLRLGDRLAFSNGVILLSVAAAVVYVAFDGRTDSLIPLYAVGVFLAFTLSQSGMVVHWWRARSRHWRKSLCFNATGALLSAVVFITAGITKFTEGAWLALVTVALFLLVTTRIRRHYDRVGEALRLHPQTIEVPSRTITPRSGSSLPAVRPASPPGEAEPWSGAAQEDRESEDSPESISHLSVVLIDALHQASMRALAYAASLQQPVLALHVSAGDEDAERFREAWLLWGDHLPLRIVISPYRATVAPLVGYIESLHHQRPDLTITVILPEIVVRHWRHRLLHSPLGGRLWRALRPLPKIVVTTVPFHI; this comes from the coding sequence ATGCGCAAGCTGGTGGCGCTGCCGGTGCTGTCGGCGGACGCGCTGTCTTCGGTGGCGTACGGCCCGGAGGCGCTGCTCGCGGTGCTGGTGCTGGCCGGCGCGCCGGGGCTCAGCTACTCGGTTCCGGTGGCGCTGGCCATCGTCTTCCTGATGCTGGCCGTCGGGGTCTCGTACCGGCAGACGATCCGCGCGTATCCCCAGGGCGGCGGTTCTTACATCGTCGCGACGGACAATCTCGGCCGGCTGCCCGGGCTGGTGGCGGCGGCCGGTCTGATGACCGACTACATCCTCACCGTCGCCGTCTCCATCTCGTCCGGTACGGCCGCCGTGACCTCCGCGCTTCCGGGGCTCGCGGACGACGCCGTACCGATCGGTGTCCTGGTCATCGCCGTGCTGCTCGCCGGGAATCTGCGCGGTGTCCGGCAGGCGGGTGCGCTCTTCGCCGCGCCGACGTACGCCTTCGTCATCGCCATCGCCGCTCTCGTCGCCTTCGGTCTGTACCACGCGGTGGGCCGGGATTTCGCCGTGGTGCCCACGCCGCCGCGGCACGCGGTCGAGGGGGTCGGCGTGCTGCTCGTGATGCGGGCGTTCGCATCGGGTTCGACGGCCATGACCGGTATCGAGGCGATCTCCAACGCCGTACCGGCCTTCCAGCCGGTCGCCTGGCGCAACGCGCGCACCACGCTCTCCTGGATGATCGGACTGCTGGTCGCCCTCTTCGCGGGGACGGTCGCCATGGTCCATCTGGAGGGCGTCGTACCGGAGTCCGGCGAGACCGTGCTCTCGCAGCTGGCCCACCGCAGTTTCGGGTCCGGCGGTATGTACGTCTTCACCCAGGCGGCGACCGCGCTGGTGCTCCTCCTCGCCGCGAACACCGCGTACAACGACTTTCCCCGGGTGCTCTTCCTGCTGGCGCGCGACCATCACGCGCCCCGGGTCTTCCTGCGGCTCGGCGACCGGCTGGCCTTCAGCAACGGGGTCATCCTGCTCTCGGTGGCTGCCGCAGTGGTCTATGTGGCCTTCGACGGCAGGACGGACTCGCTGATTCCGCTGTATGCCGTCGGGGTCTTCCTCGCCTTCACGCTCTCTCAGAGCGGCATGGTGGTGCACTGGTGGCGCGCGCGCAGCCGGCACTGGCGCAAGAGCCTGTGCTTCAACGCCACCGGGGCGCTGCTCTCCGCGGTCGTCTTCATCACGGCCGGAATCACCAAGTTCACCGAGGGCGCCTGGCTGGCGCTGGTGACCGTGGCGCTGTTCCTGCTGGTGACCACCCGGATCCGGCGCCACTACGACAGGGTGGGCGAGGCGCTGCGGCTGCACCCGCAGACGATCGAGGTCCCCAGCCGCACGATCACGCCGCGCTCCGGCAGTTCGCTGCCCGCCGTGCGGCCCGCGAGCCCGCCGGGTGAGGCGGAGCCGTGGTCCGGGGCCGCCCAGGAGGACCGGGAGTCCGAGGACTCGCCCGAGTCGATCAGCCACCTCTCCGTCGTCCTGATCGACGCACTGCACCAGGCGAGCATGCGCGCGCTCGCCTATGCCGCCTCTCTGCAGCAGCCGGTTCTCGCGCTGCACGTCAGCGCCGGTGACGAGGACGCCGAGCGGTTCCGCGAGGCCTGGCTGCTGTGGGGCGACCATCTTCCGCTGCGGATCGTGATCTCGCCGTACCGCGCGACCGTCGCTCCGCTCGTCGGCTACATCGAGTCACTGCACCACCAGCGTCCGGATCTGACCATCACGGTGATCCTGCCGGAGATCGTCGTACGCCACTGGCGGCACCGACTGCTGCACAGCCCGCTCGGCGGGCGGCTGTGGCGCGCGCTCCGGCCCCTGCCGAAGATCGTGGTGACGACGGTGCCCTTCCATATCTGA
- a CDS encoding M20/M25/M40 family metallo-hydrolase: MNTPDPDTTAAGPVPASEEAQREVVDLCAELIRFDTSNPISNERACADWVVARLAEVGIGSELIESAPGRASVIARIEGADRERGALMVHGHLDVVPADASEWQVPPFSGEIRDGYLWGRGAIDMKDTVAVMLATARHFARTGTRPSRDLVLAFLADEEAGGKFGGHWLVEHRPELFEGVTEAIGEGGGFSFAIDDTRRLYPIENAQRGMAWMELTATGRAGHGSSPNDENAVTDLAESLTRIGRQTFPIRLIEPVRALLAEAARLYGVEFDEEDIEGTLARLGPVSDFMQVVLRNSANPTMFQAGYQTNVIPGRATARVDGRFLPGHEQELIDTIDSLLLPSVSREWVNHDLAMETTFDGPLVDAMCDAVRAEDPDGHPVPYCNPGGTDAKAFTHLGIRCFGFKGLKLPHDLNYGRLFHGVDERVPLEGLRFGVRVMTRLWQSA, translated from the coding sequence ATGAACACCCCTGACCCCGACACGACCGCGGCCGGACCGGTCCCCGCCTCCGAAGAGGCACAGCGCGAGGTGGTCGACCTCTGCGCCGAACTGATCCGCTTCGACACCTCCAATCCCATCAGCAATGAACGCGCCTGCGCCGACTGGGTCGTGGCCCGGCTGGCCGAGGTCGGTATCGGGTCCGAGCTCATCGAGAGCGCGCCGGGACGGGCCAGCGTCATCGCCCGTATCGAGGGCGCGGACCGCGAGCGCGGCGCGCTGATGGTGCACGGCCACCTCGATGTCGTACCGGCGGACGCCTCCGAGTGGCAGGTGCCGCCGTTCTCCGGAGAGATCCGCGACGGCTACCTCTGGGGCCGCGGCGCCATCGACATGAAGGACACAGTGGCCGTCATGCTGGCCACCGCCCGGCACTTCGCCCGGACCGGCACCCGTCCCTCCAGGGACCTGGTCCTGGCCTTCCTCGCGGACGAGGAAGCCGGCGGCAAGTTCGGCGGCCACTGGCTCGTCGAGCACCGGCCCGAGCTGTTCGAAGGGGTCACCGAGGCCATCGGTGAGGGCGGCGGATTCTCCTTCGCCATCGACGACACCCGCAGGCTCTACCCGATCGAGAACGCCCAGCGCGGGATGGCCTGGATGGAGCTGACCGCCACCGGCCGGGCCGGCCACGGCTCGTCGCCCAACGACGAGAACGCTGTCACCGATCTCGCCGAGTCGCTCACCCGCATCGGTCGCCAGACCTTCCCCATCCGTCTCATCGAGCCGGTGCGGGCCCTGCTCGCCGAGGCGGCCCGGCTGTACGGGGTCGAGTTCGACGAGGAGGACATCGAGGGCACCCTCGCCAGGCTCGGCCCGGTCTCGGACTTCATGCAGGTGGTGCTCCGCAACTCGGCGAACCCCACGATGTTCCAGGCCGGCTACCAGACGAACGTCATTCCCGGCCGGGCCACTGCCCGGGTCGACGGCCGCTTCCTGCCCGGGCACGAGCAGGAGCTGATCGACACCATCGACTCCCTGCTGCTGCCCTCGGTCAGCCGGGAGTGGGTCAACCACGACCTCGCGATGGAGACCACGTTCGACGGCCCGCTCGTGGACGCGATGTGCGACGCGGTGCGCGCCGAGGACCCGGACGGCCACCCGGTGCCGTACTGCAATCCGGGAGGTACGGACGCCAAGGCCTTCACCCACCTGGGCATCCGCTGCTTCGGCTTCAAGGGGCTCAAGCTCCCGCACGACCTGAACTACGGGCGGCTCTTCCACGGAGTGGACGAGCGGGTGCCGCTCGAAGGACTGCGGTTCGGTGTACGGGTGATGACCCGGCTCTGGCAGAGCGCCTGA
- a CDS encoding MarR family winged helix-turn-helix transcriptional regulator, with protein MTGTMADSAGPADSAEAADAAAAAASIRLAVARIARRLRQAHRVGDLTLSEVSVLSRLSRYGADSPGSLAELERVRPQAMASTLGALEERGLVSREPDASDGRRALIAVTDAGRKVLVDRRSESVQRLTEALDGEFTSAERQRLLAVVPLLDRLAERL; from the coding sequence GTGACCGGGACCATGGCGGACAGCGCTGGACCGGCGGACAGCGCGGAAGCGGCCGACGCCGCAGCGGCGGCGGCGTCCATACGGCTGGCGGTGGCCCGGATCGCCCGCCGGCTCAGGCAGGCGCACCGGGTCGGCGACCTGACGCTCTCCGAGGTGTCCGTGCTCTCCCGGCTGAGCCGGTACGGAGCGGATTCACCCGGATCGCTCGCCGAACTGGAGCGGGTGCGCCCGCAGGCGATGGCATCGACGCTGGGCGCGCTGGAGGAGCGCGGACTCGTGAGCCGCGAGCCGGACGCCAGCGACGGCCGCCGCGCGCTGATAGCGGTGACCGATGCCGGCCGCAAGGTACTGGTCGACCGCAGGTCGGAGTCCGTCCAGCGGCTCACCGAGGCCCTCGACGGGGAGTTCACGTCTGCTGAGCGGCAGCGGCTTCTCGCGGTCGTGCCGCTGCTCGACCGGCTCGCGGAGCGGCTGTAA
- the pspAB gene encoding PspA-associated protein PspAB, with product MGFLDSILGRSKPVRPDLDQLFAVPSAALTLQAGAGFTPTGMGSVCFAGVEGGGFARIKQDVEELLDADTGRGGAPVRFSQDSYGYTWLLAQQPPDDTAALVNDLHAVNSLLEDGGFGPQLLCSLVAFKDAGQRPLALVYLYKRGTFFPFAPMPDGTEKRNSALELQVKAVLGDDLRVEPDLARWFPVWGAPGL from the coding sequence GTGGGATTTCTCGACAGCATCCTCGGCCGGAGCAAGCCGGTCCGCCCCGATCTGGACCAGCTGTTCGCCGTACCGTCCGCCGCACTCACCCTCCAGGCGGGCGCAGGGTTCACGCCCACCGGGATGGGGTCGGTCTGCTTCGCGGGGGTCGAGGGCGGGGGCTTCGCCCGGATCAAGCAGGACGTCGAGGAACTGCTCGACGCGGACACCGGGCGCGGCGGCGCCCCGGTCCGGTTCAGTCAGGACTCGTACGGCTACACCTGGCTGCTGGCCCAGCAGCCGCCCGACGACACTGCGGCGCTCGTCAACGACCTGCACGCGGTCAACTCACTGCTGGAGGACGGCGGGTTCGGGCCGCAGCTGCTCTGCTCGCTGGTCGCGTTCAAGGACGCCGGCCAGCGGCCGCTCGCGCTGGTCTACCTGTACAAGCGGGGCACGTTCTTCCCTTTCGCACCGATGCCGGACGGTACGGAGAAGCGGAACAGCGCGCTGGAACTCCAGGTCAAGGCGGTCCTGGGGGATGACCTGCGCGTCGAACCCGACCTCGCCCGGTGGTTCCCGGTCTGGGGCGCGCCCGGCTTGTAA
- a CDS encoding cytochrome P450: MTEVPTASPAYTTRRAAGCPFDPPPEMTGLLSSEPISRVTLWNGATAWYVTRHADQVALLRDERISADNRRPSYPSFSAGSEATRAHNRTFITMDEPEHNEQRKRFTGDFTIKRTQALRERIERIIGELLDEMEKAGPPADLVTSFALPLPSLVICELLGVPYEDHGFFQRASAVIVDTRSSAQDALAASQELVDYLGDLVEKKAEHPGDDLLSRLAADYLVTGISTRDECAKQARLLLVAGHETTANMIALGTCALLQNPGQLAAVRDGSPQRVAGAVEELLRYLSITHLGRRRVATEDIEVGGQLIRAGEAVICATDVANRDPEVFEEPGRLDIDRQARRHLAFGSGPHQCLGQNLARVELQLAYPALLRRFPGLRLARPLDEINFRTDMAVYGVHELPVAW, encoded by the coding sequence ATGACCGAGGTCCCCACCGCATCACCCGCCTACACCACCCGCCGCGCCGCCGGATGCCCGTTCGACCCGCCGCCGGAGATGACCGGTCTGCTCAGCTCGGAGCCGATCTCCCGGGTCACGCTCTGGAACGGCGCCACGGCCTGGTACGTCACCCGGCACGCGGACCAGGTCGCGCTGCTGCGCGACGAGCGCATCAGCGCCGACAACAGGCGGCCCTCCTATCCGAGCTTCAGCGCGGGCAGCGAGGCGACCCGCGCCCACAACCGCACGTTCATCACGATGGACGAGCCGGAACACAACGAGCAGCGCAAGCGGTTCACCGGTGACTTCACCATCAAACGGACCCAGGCCCTGCGGGAGCGCATAGAGCGCATCATCGGCGAGCTGCTGGACGAGATGGAGAAGGCCGGACCGCCGGCCGACCTGGTCACGTCCTTCGCGCTGCCACTGCCCTCGCTGGTCATCTGCGAGCTGCTCGGCGTCCCGTACGAGGACCACGGGTTCTTCCAGCGGGCGAGCGCAGTCATCGTCGACACCCGCAGCAGCGCGCAGGACGCCCTGGCCGCCTCGCAGGAACTGGTCGACTACCTAGGCGACCTGGTGGAGAAGAAGGCAGAGCACCCCGGCGACGACCTGCTCAGCCGGCTCGCCGCGGACTATCTGGTCACCGGGATCAGCACCCGCGACGAATGCGCCAAACAGGCCCGGCTGCTGCTGGTCGCCGGACACGAGACCACGGCCAACATGATCGCCCTCGGCACCTGCGCGCTGCTCCAGAACCCCGGTCAGCTGGCCGCGGTCCGCGACGGCAGCCCCCAGCGGGTCGCCGGCGCTGTCGAGGAACTCCTCCGGTACCTGTCCATCACCCACCTGGGGCGGCGCCGCGTCGCCACCGAGGACATCGAGGTCGGCGGGCAGCTCATCAGGGCCGGTGAAGCGGTCATCTGTGCCACCGATGTCGCCAACCGCGACCCGGAGGTCTTCGAGGAGCCCGGCCGGCTCGACATCGACCGGCAGGCCCGCAGGCACCTCGCGTTCGGCTCGGGGCCTCACCAGTGCCTCGGCCAGAACCTCGCCCGCGTCGAGCTGCAGCTCGCCTACCCCGCTCTGCTGCGCCGCTTCCCCGGCCTGCGGCTCGCCCGCCCGCTCGACGAGATCAACTTCCGTACCGACATGGCGGTCTACGGCGTCCACGAACTGCCCGTCGCCTGGTGA
- the htpX gene encoding zinc metalloprotease HtpX, with the protein MTRSRFTLDRGLTTRMVTTMFLIGLLYVVLVGVLLVLLHGFWLVIVAVAGALFIAQFWFSDKIAVLTMGAHEVTPEEAPELHGAIDRICALADMDKPRVAIARSDIPNAFATGRSERTALVCASTGLLRRLEPEELEGVLAHEMSHVAHRDAAVMTIASFLGVLAGLITRVALWSGLARSARNAGPLGLAIVLVPLVSAAVYVISFLLTRLLSRYRELSADRAAALLTGRPSALASALTKVNGQMARIPTEDLRRAEPYNALYFMPAFSSKESLSRLFSSHPTLEQRLDQLARISTELARP; encoded by the coding sequence ATGACCCGAAGCCGCTTCACCCTCGACCGCGGTCTCACCACGCGCATGGTGACCACCATGTTCCTGATCGGACTTCTGTACGTCGTCCTGGTCGGCGTGCTGCTCGTTCTGCTGCACGGTTTCTGGCTGGTCATCGTGGCGGTCGCGGGTGCGCTCTTCATCGCTCAGTTCTGGTTCAGCGACAAGATCGCCGTTCTCACCATGGGGGCGCACGAGGTCACCCCCGAAGAGGCCCCTGAACTGCACGGCGCCATCGACCGGATCTGCGCACTCGCCGACATGGACAAACCGCGGGTGGCCATCGCCCGGAGCGACATCCCGAACGCCTTCGCCACCGGCCGCAGCGAGCGCACCGCTCTGGTCTGCGCCTCGACCGGTCTGCTGCGCAGGCTGGAGCCCGAAGAGCTGGAGGGCGTTCTCGCGCACGAGATGTCCCACGTCGCCCACCGCGACGCCGCAGTGATGACGATCGCCTCGTTCCTCGGCGTGCTGGCCGGACTCATCACCCGGGTCGCCCTGTGGAGCGGACTCGCCCGCAGCGCCAGGAACGCGGGACCGCTCGGCCTCGCGATCGTGCTCGTCCCGCTGGTGAGCGCCGCGGTGTACGTGATCAGCTTCCTGCTGACCCGGCTGCTCTCCCGCTACCGGGAGCTCTCCGCCGACCGGGCCGCCGCTCTGCTCACCGGCCGCCCGTCGGCCCTCGCATCGGCCCTCACCAAGGTGAACGGCCAGATGGCGCGCATCCCGACCGAGGACCTGCGGAGGGCGGAGCCGTACAACGCCCTCTACTTCATGCCCGCGTTCTCCTCGAAGGAGAGTCTGAGCCGTCTGTTCTCCTCGCACCCGACGCTCGAACAGCGGCTGGACCAGCTCGCGCGTATCTCCACCGAACTCGCCCGCCCGTGA
- a CDS encoding ferredoxin has product MQITVDTDKCCAAGQCVLAAPEVFDQRDEDGIVLVLNSSPPAEQHDAVREAAQICPAAAITLS; this is encoded by the coding sequence GTGCAGATCACCGTGGACACCGACAAGTGCTGTGCTGCGGGCCAGTGCGTACTCGCCGCCCCCGAGGTGTTCGACCAGCGGGACGAGGACGGGATCGTCCTCGTACTGAACAGCAGCCCGCCCGCCGAACAGCACGACGCAGTGCGGGAGGCCGCGCAGATCTGTCCGGCCGCCGCCATCACCCTGTCCTGA
- a CDS encoding MarR family winged helix-turn-helix transcriptional regulator, giving the protein MDHPEPGGSAAQDLYRSLADLAYTMAGNRAHMRLRVQAEVAVDRASLALLRTLTAASSPLRMGEIAQALLVQAPHVTREIRGLEERGLVRTVREPGDHRARRIAVTQEGREVVERAEEAGRRWLDDALRGFAPHELTTAAAVISRVVEAYRNP; this is encoded by the coding sequence GTGGACCATCCCGAACCCGGCGGCTCCGCCGCCCAAGACCTCTACAGATCACTCGCCGACCTCGCCTACACCATGGCCGGCAACCGCGCGCACATGCGGCTGCGCGTCCAGGCCGAAGTCGCTGTCGACCGTGCCTCCCTCGCCCTGCTGCGCACCCTCACGGCGGCGTCCTCTCCGCTGCGGATGGGCGAGATCGCACAGGCCCTGCTGGTGCAGGCGCCTCATGTCACCCGGGAGATCCGCGGTCTGGAGGAGCGCGGCCTGGTGCGCACGGTCCGGGAGCCCGGTGACCACCGGGCCCGCCGTATCGCCGTCACCCAGGAGGGCCGCGAGGTCGTGGAACGGGCCGAGGAGGCCGGCCGGCGCTGGCTCGACGACGCCCTGCGGGGTTTCGCCCCGCACGAGCTGACCACGGCGGCCGCGGTGATCAGCCGTGTCGTCGAGGCGTACCGCAACCCCTGA